One genomic region from Epinephelus fuscoguttatus linkage group LG8, E.fuscoguttatus.final_Chr_v1 encodes:
- the fam210ab gene encoding uncharacterized protein C18orf19 homolog B yields MIMQRILTHGTLRRVAAARQLLVGVSISEPPVAFCCCTLRLSPPAPTGRLWLSTSASIKAAHQPKHQPPQDEPQSSSTPQTQEVKKGEARPDIGEVDPLQDKSIGLVQRFKRTFKQYGKVLIPVHLVTSSLWFGTFYYAAMKGVNVVPFLEMIGLPESLVGLLRDSSSGYALTAYAMYKIATPARYTVTLGGTSLSVQYLRKHGYLSTPPPVTEYIQDKMEETKEKLTEKMEETKERFSEKMEETKERISGKMEETKDKLSEKLQETKERVSEGKAFFRKKNE; encoded by the exons ATGATAATGCAGCGCATCTTGACTCATGGCACACTGCGGCGGGTGGCAGCAGCACGTCAGTTACTGGTGGGTGTCTCGATCTCTGAGCCACCAGTAGCATTTTGTTGCTGTACCCTCCGCCTGTCACCGCCAGCACCCACAGGCCGGCTCTGGCTTTCAACCTCAGCGTCCATAAAGGCAGCACATCAGCCAAAACACCAGCCGCCACAAGATGAGCCACAGTCCAGCTCCACACCTCAAACACAGGAGGTCAAGAAAGGGGAAGCTAGGCCTGATATTGGAGAGGTGGACCCCCTGCAGGACAAGTCCATCGGTCTGGTCCAGAGGTTTAAGAGGACGTTCAAACAGTATGGGAAGGTTTTGATCCCTGTACATCTCGTGACATCCTCTTTGTGGTTTGGAACCTTCTATTACGCTGCTATGAA AGGTGTGAATGTAGTGCCCTTCCTGGAGATGATTGGTCTACCAGAGTCACTAGTTGGCCTTTTGAGAGATTCCTCGAGTGGCTACGCTCTGACTGCATACGCCATGTACAAG ATTGCAACCCCTGCTAGATATACGGTGACTCTGGGTGGCACGTCACTATCTGTTCAGTACCTCCGCAAGCACGGCTACTTATCCACACCACCGCCGGTTACAGAATACATCCAGGACAAAATGGAGGAGACAAAGGAGAAACTGACAGAAAAGATGGAGGAGACGAAAGAGAGATTTTCAGAGAAAATGGAGGAAACAAAAGAACGTATCTCTGGGAAAATGGAGGAGACTAAGGACAAGCTTTCTGAGAAACTGCAGGAAACCAAAGAAAGAGTCTCAGAGGGAAAAGCATTttttagaaagaaaaatgaataa